A region of Vigna radiata var. radiata cultivar VC1973A chromosome 10, Vradiata_ver6, whole genome shotgun sequence DNA encodes the following proteins:
- the LOC106775583 gene encoding uncharacterized protein LOC106775583 — translation MLINFTLSLQKKRRMDLCRRSYAYSKVDKEDPQDIIHRRAQFLIHKVLEKADSRRKPSCLRLRISKLKIKIGKRLMRLRKRIISGVSTVRLGIHGHFITQLRTWKRIFGRGRQSQTLINA, via the coding sequence ATGCTTATCAACTTCACTCTCTCACTccagaaaaagagaagaatggATCTGTGTAGGAGGTCTTATGCTTACTCAAAGGTGGATAAGGAGGACCCTCAAGACATAATCCACAGAAGGGCACAGTTTCTGATCCACAAGGTGTTGGAGAAAGCAGATTCACGCAGAAAACCGTCATGTCTCAGACTCAGAATTTCTAAGTTGAAGATTAAGATTGGGAAGAGGCTAATGAGGCTGAGGAAGCGAATTATATCAGGTGTTTCCACAGTCAGACTTGGCATTCATGGACACTTCATCACTCAACTCAGAACATGGAAGAGaatctttggcagaggaagacagTCACAGACCCTCATCAACGCATGA